In the genome of Drosophila yakuba strain Tai18E2 chromosome 3R, Prin_Dyak_Tai18E2_2.1, whole genome shotgun sequence, one region contains:
- the LOC120321985 gene encoding fork head domain-containing protein crocodile-like, whose protein sequence is MGMGLGLGLGLGTMSHGTTGTLTPHGVATATSPTAHSAPLGNICNTLPHAPSSSGGGGGGGNGGLSSSMASNLPLNRNLVMLRNHLRKNTGGSITGNGGVGASGVGAQLLQDQDDRLEDQ, encoded by the coding sequence atgggcatgggcttGGGTCTTGGCCTTGGTCTTGGCACCATGAGTCATGGCACCACCGGTACCCTGACGCCCCACGGAGTGGCCACCGCCACCTCGCCCACCGCTCATTCGGCACCGCTGGGTAATATATGCAACACGCTGCCACATGCACCAAGCTCCtccggcggcggcggcggcggcggcaacggcggccTATCTTCCTCCATGGCCAGCAACCTGCCACTGAACCGGAATCTGGTAATGCTGCGCAATCATCTGCGCAAGAATACGGGCGGTAGCATTACCGGAAATGGCGGCGTAGGAGCTTCCGGTGTTGGAGCACAACTGCTGCAGGATCAGGACGACAGACTGGAGGATCAATAA
- the LOC6537708 gene encoding carcinine transporter has translation MRDKKEQANSRKASQVSGHFSQMDVDDSEFNDPFQALMEKAGNHGRYQTLYNFVFVGGLAFSGAMIYMNIILALNIPDHWCTVPGRENTNFSLEEWRDITLPKQADNRGRETFSNCEMFQMNFSEITDWSAWNGNRTKTTETCQNGWSYDKTWYESTIPTDHNWVCAKDLFVTNVFVVGRVTEVAGSFILGQMGDSYGRRFVYYISVVFCSLGRLGSIMCTSSYTWFLIMSGIVGLTVNSLFQSPQIIGMEISREEDRSRIAFFQSCGWSIGTTLMPLLYWWLRHWDSFMWLTSIPTAMVLLFSKYVIESPRWLISKQRFREAIVQLQKIAKINGHRFDMTEKELAEIYSRDKQDVTYGIASLFAGWRLARNTTIMGFSWCVVAVSYFTLVLFSSRMAGNPFLNFLFQSIVEIPAYVVGRYMGDTYGRRFTNSVSFLISFVTCLPIIVYSTDERYENLMIYLATFIKFLNALTFFTVNLQCLEIYPTCMRQTGVALGTILANAIGVLAPYLVYLGTTVDIRAPYYILGILFLLGGIGALFLPETLHKKLPDTMEEAGHFGKHDKFFSLPKPPPAAEKDDMLSSHPELTRLRRSETAP, from the exons ATGAGAGACAAGAAGGAACAGGCGAACAGCCGCAAGGCCTCCCAAGTCTCGGGACACTTTTCCCAAATGGACGTGGACGACTCGGAGTTCAACGATCCCTTCCAGGCTCTGATGGAAAAGGCTGGCAACCATGGGCGCTATCAAACCCTATacaattttgtatttgtcGGCGGTTTGGCCTTCAGCGGTGCCATGATCTACATGAATATCATCCTGGCCCTCAATATACCCGATCACTGGTGCACAGTGCCAGGCAGGGAAAACACCAACTTTTCACTGGAGGAGTGGCGGGACATCACCCTGCCCAA ACAGGCTGACAACCGAGGAAGGGAGACGTTCAGCAACTGTGAAATGTTTCAAATGAACTTCTCCGAGATCACGGACTGGTCAGCTTGGAATGGCAATCggacaaaaacaacagaaa CCTGCCAGAATGGCTGGAGTTACGACAAGACCTGGTACGAGAGCACCATCCCCACGGACCACAACTGGGTGTGCGCCAAGGATTTGTTCGTGACAAATGTGTTCGTTGTGGGTCGTGTGACGGAGGTGGCCGGCTCATTTATATTGGGACAAATGGGCGACTC CTACGGTCGCAGGTTTGTGTACTATATCAGCGTGGTCTTCTGCTCCCTGGGACGCCTTGGGTCCATCATGTGCACCAGCTCGTACACGTGGTTCCTCATCATGTCCGGCATCGTGGGCCTCACCGTGAACAGCCTCTTCCAATCGCCGCAAATTATCGGCATGGAAATCTCGCGGGA GGAGGACAGGAGTCGAATTGCCTTCTTCCAAAGCTGCGGCTGGTCCATTGGCACCACCCTAATGCCACTGCTCTACTGGTGGCTGCGCCACTGGGACTCCTTCATGTGGCTCACCTCGATACCCACAGCGATGGTCCTGCTTTTTTCCAA ATACGTCATCGAATCGCCGCGTTGGTTGATTAGCAAACAGCGCTTCCGCGAGGCCATTGTGCAACTGCAGAAGATAGCCAAAATTAACGGACATCGCTTCGACATGACCGAGAAGGAATTGGCGGAGATCTACAGTCGGGACAAGCAGGACGTCACCTACGGCATCGCATCGCTCTTCGCTGGCTGGCGGCTGGCACGCAACACTACCATCATGGGTTTCAGCTG GTGCGTGGTGGCCGTCTCCTATTTCACGCTGGTGCTCTTCAGCTCCCGCATGGCGGGCAATCCGTTCCTGAACTTTTTGTTCCAGAGCATTGTGGAAATCCCCGCCTACGTTGTGGGCCGTTATATGG GCGATACGTACGGCAGACGGTTCACCAACTCCGTGTCCTTCCTCATCTCGTTCGTCACCTGCCTGCCCATCATTGTGTATTCGACCGACGAGCGGTACGAGAACCTGATGATCTACCTGGCCACGTTCATCAAGTTCCTCAACGCCCTCACCTTCTTCACCGTGAATCTGCAGTGCCTGGAGATCTATCCCACGTGCATGCGTCAGACTGGCGTGGCATTGGGCACCATTCTGGCCAACGCCATCGGAGTGCTGGCCCCGTACCTGGTCTATCTGGGCACCACCGTGGACATCCGGGCACCGTACTACATCCTGGGCATCCTCTTCCTGCTGGGCGGCATTGGGGCCCTCTTCCTGCCGGAGACTCTGCACAAGAAGCTGCCGGACACCATGGAGGAGGCGGGTCACTTTGGCAAACACGAT aAATTCTTCAGTCTGCCGAAACCGCCGCCGGCGGCGGAGAAGGACGACATGCTGTCATCCCATCCGGAGTTAACCAGGCTCAGACGCTCGGAGACGGCGCCCTGA